From a region of the Thermococcus sp. 21S7 genome:
- the feoB gene encoding ferrous iron transport protein B yields MKEVTIAIIGNPNVGKTTVFNALTGMRHKVANWPGVTVEKKEGRFTHGGVGFHIVDLPGVYSLSARSVDERIARNFILEERPSLIIDVVDASNLERNLYLLLQILEMGVPVVVALNKMDSAEEKGLKIDPRRLGERLRIPVVPLVATRGEGVEGLKDAVLSACRSGAKPKPPTYPGFEGHVRRLSALLNGKVENPTWVALRLLEDDDEVREIVKERAPEALDEYRKILREEGKTEEELLLALADARYRLAAEIAGYAILERRERMTVSDMLDEVFLHRWLGIPVFVALVWMAFKFAFDIAGPFVDAVDALFAWLGEVAGEHIGNEMLSSLVADGIIAGVGSVLVFVPQIAFLFLAFAWLEDSGYMARAAFVMDRVMKKFGLHGKSLIPLLLGFSCNVPAIMATRTIEDEKDRILTVLVNPLMSCSARLPVYALFAGAFFAGREGSVVTAMYFLGIALALVMAWLFRRAIFGGEPSYFVMELPPYNRPNWGLILGVTWERTKKFLAKAGTVIFGTVVLIWLLSVFGPGGYIGPGAFESGETLSKSWVAWIGRALEPLFSPLGWNWKAVVGLVFGLLAKEVVVGTLGILHGVGEEGLGEVLAASGDFTPVSAFAYMAFVLIYVPCIATIGAIKGEIGGKWAAFAVAYGIVLAYAVALLIVAGGALI; encoded by the coding sequence ATGAAGGAAGTCACGATAGCGATAATAGGCAACCCCAACGTCGGAAAAACGACAGTCTTCAACGCTCTGACCGGGATGAGGCACAAGGTGGCCAACTGGCCCGGCGTCACGGTGGAGAAGAAGGAGGGCCGCTTCACCCACGGAGGGGTTGGGTTTCACATCGTTGACCTGCCCGGGGTCTACAGCCTCTCCGCCCGCTCCGTTGACGAAAGGATTGCGAGGAACTTCATACTCGAAGAGAGGCCTTCCCTGATAATCGACGTTGTGGACGCATCAAACCTCGAAAGAAACCTCTACCTCCTTCTTCAGATCCTTGAGATGGGTGTGCCCGTGGTCGTGGCACTCAACAAGATGGATTCCGCTGAGGAGAAGGGGCTGAAGATAGACCCCAGAAGGTTGGGGGAGAGGCTCCGCATTCCGGTTGTCCCGCTCGTGGCCACGAGGGGCGAAGGGGTTGAGGGGCTGAAGGACGCGGTTTTGTCTGCCTGCCGCAGCGGCGCAAAACCAAAACCGCCCACCTACCCGGGTTTTGAGGGGCATGTGAGGCGCCTGTCGGCGCTCCTCAACGGAAAGGTGGAAAACCCCACGTGGGTCGCGTTAAGGCTCCTTGAGGACGATGATGAAGTCAGGGAAATTGTGAAGGAAAGGGCGCCGGAGGCGCTCGATGAGTACAGGAAAATTCTGAGGGAAGAGGGTAAAACGGAGGAGGAGCTCCTGCTCGCGCTTGCGGACGCGCGCTACCGGCTCGCGGCGGAGATTGCAGGGTATGCCATCCTTGAGAGAAGGGAGCGGATGACGGTCTCGGATATGCTCGATGAGGTGTTCCTCCACAGGTGGCTCGGGATACCGGTCTTCGTCGCCCTTGTGTGGATGGCGTTCAAGTTCGCCTTCGACATAGCCGGGCCCTTTGTGGATGCTGTCGATGCGCTGTTCGCATGGCTCGGGGAGGTTGCCGGAGAGCACATAGGCAACGAAATGCTCTCCTCGCTCGTGGCCGATGGAATAATAGCCGGCGTTGGGAGCGTCCTCGTTTTCGTCCCCCAGATAGCCTTCCTGTTCCTTGCCTTCGCGTGGCTTGAGGACTCCGGCTATATGGCGAGGGCCGCTTTTGTGATGGACAGGGTCATGAAGAAGTTCGGGCTTCACGGCAAGTCCCTGATCCCCCTGCTCCTCGGCTTCAGCTGCAACGTTCCGGCGATAATGGCCACGAGGACCATCGAGGACGAGAAGGACAGAATCCTCACCGTGCTCGTCAATCCGCTCATGTCCTGCAGCGCCCGTCTGCCGGTCTACGCCCTCTTCGCAGGGGCATTCTTCGCGGGCAGGGAGGGCAGCGTTGTCACCGCGATGTACTTCCTCGGGATAGCCCTTGCGCTCGTGATGGCCTGGCTCTTCAGGAGGGCCATTTTCGGTGGCGAGCCCTCCTACTTCGTCATGGAACTCCCGCCCTACAACCGGCCCAACTGGGGCTTAATTCTCGGGGTGACCTGGGAGAGGACAAAGAAGTTCCTCGCCAAGGCAGGCACGGTAATCTTCGGCACGGTCGTCCTGATATGGCTCCTGAGCGTTTTCGGGCCCGGCGGCTACATCGGGCCGGGGGCCTTTGAGAGCGGGGAGACGCTCTCGAAGTCATGGGTGGCCTGGATCGGCCGCGCCCTTGAGCCGCTCTTCAGCCCCCTTGGATGGAACTGGAAGGCCGTGGTCGGCCTCGTCTTCGGACTCCTTGCCAAGGAGGTGGTCGTGGGAACCCTTGGCATCCTCCACGGGGTCGGCGAGGAGGGCCTCGGGGAGGTGCTTGCCGCGAGCGGTGACTTCACTCCCGTTTCGGCCTTCGCGTACATGGCCTTCGTTTTGATTTACGTGCCCTGCATAGCCACCATTGGAGCAATAAAGGGCGAGATAGGCGGCAAATGGGCGGCCTTTGCGGTGGCCTACGGGATAGTGCTGGCCTACGCAGTTGCCCTTCTTATAGTTGCAGGGGGTGCTCTGATATGA
- a CDS encoding DUF996 domain-containing protein encodes MTVNLKSEKNYGLIGSVLMVVGGFLGIIPYIGAFLGAVSLIGEVLILLSLKGIGDKLGDGRPFRYYLYSVISGIAGAIIAVVFMAIGAVSIPAFVDEADTISTIGIAFLGLGILILLAAAVIGIYYAIKTWRVMYELTGVEEFNKTATWLLWGAVLAIVVVGLVLLLVAAVYQILAFTNLPEELEERAGAEEFNPIV; translated from the coding sequence ATGACGGTAAACCTGAAGAGCGAAAAGAACTACGGCCTAATAGGTTCGGTTCTGATGGTTGTCGGGGGATTCCTCGGCATAATCCCCTACATAGGGGCGTTCTTAGGGGCGGTGTCGCTGATTGGAGAAGTGCTGATACTGCTCTCGCTGAAAGGAATCGGGGACAAGCTTGGGGATGGAAGACCCTTCAGGTACTACCTGTACTCGGTCATATCGGGCATAGCTGGAGCCATAATCGCCGTTGTATTCATGGCAATAGGAGCCGTCTCGATACCCGCCTTCGTTGACGAGGCGGACACGATATCCACGATCGGAATCGCCTTTCTGGGCTTAGGAATACTCATACTGCTTGCGGCCGCAGTAATCGGCATCTACTATGCCATAAAGACTTGGCGCGTCATGTACGAGCTCACGGGCGTTGAGGAGTTCAACAAAACCGCCACGTGGCTCCTGTGGGGTGCGGTGCTGGCAATAGTCGTCGTGGGTCTCGTCCTCCTCCTCGTGGCTGCGGTGTACCAGATACTGGCCTTCACCAACCTCCCGGAGGAGCTGGAGGAAAGGGCCGGCGCGGAGGAGTTCAACCCGATTGTATGA
- a CDS encoding leucine/methionine racemase, whose product MGYPKNREEVLERYSRVFPRSARVTYAPIVGVKARNALVWDIEGREYIDFLSDAAVQNVGHNNPRVVDAIREQAERLIHFTFIYGFPVEPLLLAEKLAEIAPIENPKVSFGMTGSDANDGAIKLARAYTRRRTILSYLRSYYGATYGAMSITGLDFEVRSIVGELSGIHYLPYPNCYRCPFGKDPKTCKMECVSYIREKFEGEVYAEGTAALFAEPIQGDAGMVVPPEGYFKKVKRILDEHGILLAVDEVQSGMGRTGRWFAIEHFGVEPDIITLAKPLGGGLPISAIIGRSEVMESLPPLGHTFTLSGNPVTSRAALAVIEEIEEKDLLRRAEKLGKHTKRRLEKMKEEHELIGDVRGLGLMLGVDLVKDRETKERAYEEARKVVWRAYELGLVLAFLQGNVLRIQPPLTIEEDLLDEGLDRLERAIADVENGNVPDEVLTKVQGW is encoded by the coding sequence ATGGGGTATCCCAAGAACAGGGAGGAAGTCCTGGAGCGCTATTCACGGGTTTTCCCGAGGTCAGCGCGCGTCACCTACGCGCCGATAGTGGGGGTCAAAGCCCGGAACGCCCTCGTCTGGGACATCGAGGGCAGGGAGTACATAGACTTCCTGAGCGATGCGGCAGTCCAGAACGTCGGCCACAACAACCCCCGGGTTGTAGACGCAATAAGGGAGCAGGCGGAGAGGCTGATACACTTCACCTTTATCTACGGCTTCCCGGTTGAGCCGCTCCTCCTGGCTGAAAAGCTCGCCGAGATAGCGCCGATTGAAAATCCAAAGGTCAGCTTCGGAATGACTGGGAGCGACGCCAATGATGGGGCAATAAAACTCGCGAGGGCCTATACACGGAGGAGGACGATACTCAGCTACCTCAGGAGCTACTACGGGGCGACCTACGGCGCGATGAGCATAACAGGCCTTGACTTCGAGGTTCGCTCCATAGTGGGGGAGCTGAGCGGTATTCATTACCTCCCATACCCCAACTGCTACCGCTGTCCCTTCGGGAAGGATCCGAAGACCTGCAAAATGGAGTGTGTCTCATACATCAGGGAGAAGTTCGAGGGGGAGGTCTACGCCGAGGGAACCGCCGCACTCTTCGCCGAACCGATACAGGGCGATGCCGGGATGGTCGTTCCGCCGGAGGGCTACTTCAAAAAGGTGAAGAGAATCCTCGATGAACACGGCATCCTCCTGGCTGTGGACGAGGTTCAGAGCGGCATGGGAAGAACCGGAAGGTGGTTCGCGATAGAGCACTTCGGGGTTGAACCGGACATAATAACCCTCGCGAAGCCCCTCGGGGGAGGACTGCCGATAAGCGCGATAATAGGGCGCTCCGAGGTCATGGAATCCCTTCCCCCGCTCGGCCACACCTTCACCCTCAGCGGCAATCCCGTGACGAGCAGAGCTGCTTTGGCGGTTATCGAGGAGATAGAGGAGAAGGACCTGCTCAGGAGGGCGGAGAAGCTCGGAAAACACACAAAAAGACGGCTCGAAAAGATGAAGGAGGAGCACGAGCTCATCGGCGACGTCCGCGGTTTAGGCCTGATGCTCGGCGTTGACCTTGTGAAGGACAGGGAGACGAAGGAGAGGGCCTATGAAGAGGCCAGAAAGGTCGTCTGGCGTGCCTACGAGCTGGGTCTAGTCCTTGCGTTCCTCCAGGGCAACGTGCTGAGGATTCAGCCTCCCCTCACGATAGAGGAGGACCTCCTTGATGAGGGTCTCGACAGGCTGGAACGGGCCATAGCCGACGTGGAGAACGGTAATGTCCCCGACGAGGTTCTGACGAAGGTTCAGGGCTGGTGA
- a CDS encoding DUF996 domain-containing protein, giving the protein MVVVNVSSEKSMGMWGAILTLVGGFVPYVGSVVSLIGFILILLALKGIGDAVGDDRPFKNYLYAVIFAAGGMIVTLALLFGTFTLAPGRWHPSESAGIGLAVLLFIVFVALIIGAAYFQRRAWLAMYEITNTKEFKDAATWVWWGALTAIVLVGFLLLLIARVFVIIAFNKMPEEIGEEPGPAPAEEEIIW; this is encoded by the coding sequence ATGGTTGTTGTTAACGTCAGCAGTGAAAAAAGCATGGGAATGTGGGGGGCAATCCTCACTCTCGTTGGCGGTTTTGTACCGTACGTCGGTAGCGTGGTATCGCTGATCGGTTTCATCCTGATACTGCTGGCACTCAAGGGCATAGGCGATGCCGTGGGCGACGATAGGCCCTTCAAGAACTACCTCTACGCCGTCATCTTCGCTGCGGGTGGCATGATTGTCACCCTCGCCCTTCTCTTCGGAACGTTCACCCTCGCTCCTGGGAGATGGCACCCCAGCGAATCGGCAGGGATAGGGCTGGCAGTCCTGCTCTTTATAGTGTTCGTGGCCCTGATAATCGGAGCGGCCTACTTCCAGAGGAGGGCCTGGCTTGCGATGTACGAGATAACCAACACCAAGGAGTTCAAAGACGCTGCCACGTGGGTGTGGTGGGGTGCACTAACAGCCATAGTCCTCGTCGGATTCCTGCTGCTCCTGATAGCGCGCGTCTTCGTCATAATAGCCTTCAACAAGATGCCCGAGGAGATTGGAGAGGAGCCTGGGCCAGCCCCCGCGGAAGAAGAGATCATCTGGTGA
- a CDS encoding uracil-xanthine permease family protein, with the protein METLETMKGQVLKVGIEDKVEPSKALVFGLQHVLAMFGATVTVPLVVGGAVGLSGSEIALMIQAVLLAMGIATLLQTTIGSRYPIVQGSSFAFIPGLIAIGSSLGMAAVQGALIVGGLIEAAIGWLGIIGKVRRLFTPLVTGVTITLIGFSLADVAVKNFFNFYADPSGGTIARATLVAVVTFLTTVMVALKAKGSLKAMPVVVGAAVGYLVSVPLGLVNLDLVKSLPVVSIPRPFPWGEPVFDTTAIVLLLFAFLVSIIESVGDYHAIATVTGSEVTGGHIARGIGSEGLACSIAGLLGACGTTSYSENIGVVALTKVGSRYVVQIGAVILILLSLVPKFAGVLASMPAPVLGGLTLALYGMISVTGLRLIKERVEFNDRNTLILAAALIAGLGAPQLPQEFLTAFPKIVASIMESGMAVGALTAIVLDRLL; encoded by the coding sequence ATGGAGACCCTGGAAACCATGAAAGGACAGGTACTGAAGGTTGGAATCGAGGATAAGGTCGAACCTTCAAAGGCTTTGGTTTTTGGCCTTCAGCACGTTCTCGCGATGTTCGGTGCCACCGTCACCGTGCCTCTGGTTGTGGGGGGCGCCGTTGGTCTGAGCGGCTCCGAGATTGCCCTCATGATACAGGCCGTTCTGCTGGCGATGGGCATCGCAACGCTGCTCCAGACGACGATAGGCTCAAGGTATCCAATAGTGCAGGGCTCAAGCTTCGCCTTTATCCCGGGGCTGATAGCGATAGGCTCAAGCCTCGGAATGGCAGCGGTTCAGGGTGCGCTGATCGTTGGGGGTTTGATAGAGGCCGCCATCGGATGGCTCGGGATAATCGGGAAGGTCAGGAGGCTCTTCACCCCGCTGGTCACGGGCGTCACGATAACGCTGATAGGCTTCAGCCTGGCCGACGTCGCGGTTAAGAACTTCTTCAACTTCTACGCCGACCCGTCTGGAGGAACCATTGCCCGGGCAACCCTGGTCGCGGTCGTAACTTTCCTAACGACCGTTATGGTCGCCCTGAAGGCAAAGGGAAGCCTGAAGGCGATGCCGGTCGTTGTGGGTGCCGCGGTCGGCTATCTCGTGAGCGTTCCCCTTGGCCTCGTTAATCTTGACCTCGTGAAAAGCCTGCCGGTCGTGAGCATCCCAAGGCCCTTCCCGTGGGGCGAGCCGGTCTTCGATACCACTGCGATAGTCCTGCTTCTCTTCGCCTTCCTGGTGAGCATCATAGAGAGCGTTGGGGACTACCACGCGATAGCCACCGTTACGGGCTCCGAGGTAACCGGCGGGCACATAGCGAGGGGAATCGGCAGCGAGGGCCTGGCATGTTCGATAGCCGGCCTCCTCGGCGCGTGCGGAACGACGAGCTACTCCGAGAACATAGGCGTCGTTGCCCTGACCAAGGTCGGCAGCAGGTACGTGGTGCAGATAGGGGCGGTTATCCTCATACTGCTCTCCCTGGTTCCGAAGTTCGCGGGAGTTCTGGCGTCAATGCCTGCCCCGGTTCTCGGCGGCCTGACCCTGGCCCTCTACGGAATGATAAGCGTCACGGGGCTGAGGCTGATAAAGGAGAGGGTTGAGTTCAACGACAGGAACACGCTGATACTGGCCGCCGCGCTGATAGCCGGCCTCGGAGCGCCCCAGCTGCCGCAGGAGTTTCTGACGGCCTTCCCGAAGATAGTCGCCAGCATCATGGAGTCTGGAATGGCGGTGGGGGCACTTACAGCTATAGTGCTCGACAGGCTCCTCTGA
- a CDS encoding Lrp/AsnC family transcriptional regulator yields MRTNEHLDELDRMILHILQEDGRASYSEIARRLKVPESTVRLRVKKLVERGVIRKFSALINPFKAGYSIVAFIAVDVEPSRVKKAAEELSKLPEVDVLGIATGAHDILMQVTVKDLQELESFLIEKLGKIEGLRSTETSILTSVRKWGYARVF; encoded by the coding sequence ATGCGAACTAATGAGCACCTTGACGAACTTGACAGGATGATACTCCACATCCTTCAGGAGGACGGGCGGGCCAGCTACTCCGAGATAGCGAGACGCCTCAAGGTGCCGGAATCGACGGTCAGGCTGCGCGTGAAGAAGCTCGTCGAGAGGGGCGTCATCAGGAAGTTCTCGGCGCTGATAAACCCCTTCAAGGCCGGCTATTCAATAGTCGCTTTCATAGCCGTTGATGTCGAGCCGAGCAGGGTGAAAAAGGCCGCCGAGGAGCTGAGCAAACTTCCCGAGGTGGACGTTCTCGGTATAGCGACCGGGGCGCACGATATACTCATGCAGGTGACCGTTAAGGACCTCCAGGAGCTTGAGAGCTTCCTCATAGAAAAGCTCGGAAAAATAGAGGGGCTGAGGAGCACCGAAACCTCAATCCTCACGAGCGTCCGGAAGTGGGGCTACGCGAGGGTGTTTTAG
- a CDS encoding radical SAM protein, which produces MDWIKTHHRALSPLRPFFRDVDVSVPRLYRNRKGFLYVHVPFCTGNCTFCILYRERPTVPYERYVNALLRELRNCHSFKPVVVYFGGGTPTLLPAEGFGEILDEVTSRTSPGEVTVESTVSEFDEEKARALSELGVNRISFGIQTFEGRKRALLGRRSGAEEAFKKLKLAMEYFDVVSVDLLYDLPFGNTLLEDVETVIKLDIDGLSIYPLEHTPLTAKYPHPSVEENLRDFLSAVTFLYEHGYRHLSMNHFTNGRDGFLYSVTFTRPEVPLLGIGPGAGGHVMGHRIFHSPGVGRYLSNPYSVKAVLSGAFDFERFASRLFEGRLTFDTFRLEDFPSLAIAEERGWVEVRGKTALLTPLGLFWANTLAYLMCLDYVRTRLEAALGEAEVGGEAAP; this is translated from the coding sequence ATGGACTGGATAAAGACCCACCACAGGGCCCTCTCCCCCCTGCGGCCCTTTTTCAGGGACGTGGACGTCTCGGTTCCCAGGCTCTACCGGAACAGGAAGGGGTTCCTCTACGTCCACGTCCCGTTCTGCACCGGCAACTGCACGTTCTGCATCCTCTACCGGGAGAGGCCAACGGTACCCTATGAGAGGTACGTGAACGCCCTCCTCAGGGAGCTCCGGAACTGTCACTCCTTCAAACCTGTGGTGGTGTACTTCGGCGGGGGTACACCGACCCTCCTTCCCGCGGAGGGGTTCGGGGAGATACTCGACGAAGTCACCTCCAGGACATCGCCGGGAGAAGTCACCGTGGAGAGCACCGTGTCCGAGTTTGACGAGGAGAAGGCCAGGGCCCTCTCGGAGCTTGGGGTGAACAGGATAAGCTTTGGCATCCAGACGTTTGAGGGGCGGAAAAGGGCACTCCTCGGCAGACGTTCCGGGGCGGAGGAGGCCTTTAAAAAGCTCAAACTCGCGATGGAGTACTTTGACGTTGTATCGGTAGACCTCCTCTACGACCTCCCCTTCGGAAATACCCTCTTAGAGGACGTTGAGACAGTTATAAAGCTCGATATCGACGGGCTCTCGATATACCCCCTTGAGCACACGCCACTGACGGCCAAATACCCCCACCCCTCCGTGGAGGAGAACCTGAGGGACTTTCTGTCCGCGGTAACGTTCCTGTACGAGCACGGCTACCGGCACCTCTCGATGAACCACTTCACGAACGGGAGGGACGGTTTCCTCTACTCTGTAACGTTCACGAGGCCTGAGGTGCCCCTCCTCGGTATCGGGCCCGGAGCGGGAGGTCACGTAATGGGGCACCGCATCTTTCATTCTCCGGGAGTGGGGAGGTACCTCTCGAATCCCTACTCGGTGAAGGCGGTTCTTTCCGGGGCTTTCGACTTTGAGCGGTTTGCATCGCGGCTTTTCGAGGGGAGGCTTACCTTTGATACCTTCAGGCTGGAGGACTTCCCCTCGCTGGCCATCGCGGAGGAAAGGGGATGGGTCGAGGTAAGGGGCAAAACCGCCCTTTTAACGCCCCTCGGCCTCTTCTGGGCGAACACCCTCGCCTATCTGATGTGCCTCGACTACGTCCGTACGAGGCTCGAAGCGGCGCTCGGAGAAGCTGAAGTCGGGGGTGAAGCGGCCCCCTAA
- the nuoI gene encoding NADH-quinone oxidoreductase subunit NuoI has translation MENVEKPKVRVVGEEKVKLKKSFVKPWMGIKYLFKKPVTLKIPFEQIEPAPKYRGFHTLNWKTCVGCNFCGQICPARAIEMTWMEVDGKMEKRPHPKVDYGRCTFCQFCVDVCPTGALDFTENYYLTTGGLEEDLELYDWVPIDPKKVRELNEKFRDYRFPVVKIEKREDGTHIYHLRDGDKIEFKILGYGLRPPKKPTPAKPAAKPATAQEKKEAAKPSEKKEVKPAGKTEEKAQAKPEEKKE, from the coding sequence ATGGAGAACGTTGAGAAGCCAAAGGTTAGGGTCGTCGGCGAGGAGAAGGTCAAGCTCAAGAAATCATTCGTCAAGCCGTGGATGGGCATCAAGTACCTCTTCAAGAAGCCGGTTACGCTAAAGATACCCTTCGAGCAGATAGAGCCGGCACCGAAGTACAGGGGGTTCCACACGCTGAACTGGAAGACCTGCGTCGGCTGTAACTTCTGCGGCCAGATATGTCCAGCCAGGGCTATAGAGATGACATGGATGGAAGTAGATGGCAAGATGGAGAAGAGGCCGCACCCGAAGGTGGACTACGGCAGGTGCACCTTCTGCCAGTTCTGTGTCGACGTCTGCCCGACCGGTGCCCTTGACTTCACCGAGAACTACTACCTCACCACCGGCGGCCTGGAGGAGGACCTGGAGCTCTACGACTGGGTGCCCATAGACCCGAAGAAGGTCAGGGAGCTCAACGAGAAGTTCAGGGACTACCGCTTCCCGGTGGTCAAGATCGAGAAGCGCGAGGACGGTACTCACATCTACCACCTCCGCGACGGAGACAAGATAGAGTTCAAGATACTCGGCTACGGTCTGAGGCCGCCCAAGAAGCCGACGCCGGCCAAGCCAGCGGCAAAGCCTGCCACGGCCCAGGAAAAGAAAGAGGCCGCCAAGCCGTCCGAAAAGAAGGAAGTCAAGCCGGCTGGGAAGACTGAGGAAAAGGCCCAGGCCAAGCCCGAGGAGAAGAAGGAGTAA